In the genome of Candidatus Methylacidiphilales bacterium, one region contains:
- the atpB gene encoding F0F1 ATP synthase subunit A, which produces MIFFASVSPQAQSFGGVNWFTNVTLFTILVVAVLVALVQLGLRKIELVPGSLQNFCEWVVEQLYNLVETVVGKRMTPKVFPLLGSFFIFILVGNWIGLLPGVSTIGFGEVQNGVFEVTEPLLRPSSTDLNVTAGLALLFMVIWIYWVFTEEGIVNFLKHIFVPDVQFPLVVKIVVGVIFLFVGMLELLSIALRPITLAVRLFANIFAGENILHAMSAIAGPVWSVVFTFPFYCLELMVGLVQALVFVVLCAVYTRLAIPDREPGGAH; this is translated from the coding sequence ATGATTTTTTTTGCATCAGTCAGCCCCCAAGCCCAAAGTTTCGGCGGAGTAAATTGGTTTACCAACGTTACTCTATTCACTATTTTGGTGGTGGCCGTTCTGGTCGCGTTGGTTCAACTGGGGTTGCGCAAAATCGAATTGGTGCCCGGCTCCCTGCAAAATTTTTGCGAGTGGGTGGTGGAGCAGCTTTACAATCTGGTGGAGACGGTGGTGGGCAAGCGCATGACGCCCAAGGTATTTCCCCTTTTGGGTTCGTTTTTTATTTTCATCCTGGTTGGCAACTGGATTGGCCTGCTGCCGGGAGTCAGCACCATCGGTTTTGGCGAGGTTCAAAACGGTGTTTTTGAAGTGACTGAGCCGTTGTTGCGCCCTTCCAGCACCGATTTGAACGTCACCGCCGGTCTGGCCCTGTTGTTCATGGTTATTTGGATTTATTGGGTGTTCACGGAGGAGGGCATTGTCAATTTTCTCAAGCACATATTCGTGCCCGACGTGCAGTTTCCCCTGGTGGTCAAAATCGTGGTGGGCGTGATTTTTCTTTTTGTCGGGATGCTGGAGCTGTTGTCGATTGCCCTGCGTCCGATTACGCTGGCCGTGCGGTTGTTCGCCAATATTTTTGCCGGTGAGAACATTCTGCATGCCATGAGTGCGATTGCCGGGCCGGTGTGGTCGGTTGTTTTCACTTTTCCATTTTACTGTCTGGAATTAATGGTTGGCTTGGTGCAGGCCTTGGTGTTTGTGGTGCTTTGCGCCGTTTATACCCGGTTGGCCATACCGGACAGGGAGCCCGGCGGGGCTCATTGA
- a CDS encoding CHASE2 domain-containing protein, producing MKLNLPITQIRWICLGLGLILSVAAWVAHLEGFSLPLERRVLAQLQRLKSSPVEPPVMLVTIQDAGQRGWPWSSLDYAVLMNALGPFHPEVVALSIPLLEGDPVYRVYDIQLGKQIEKLNKVVLSCSGAEPNPFSDTTFSSALLKGVPPPDLFSFNGAGLPIPEILRQAPVGLNILPVDGNGLTKKIPLLALYHNNLTATFLLQVYAEYLKTDWRRSEYSDSEIILRNSKGRELARIPVDKEGCLMLHYHPDTIHKSAVEFYQAVVASEQVRNGLNPIMNISQAGQKIVLVGAEVPGTYSPVHTPVGKTAPVRVQYQALENLFNRDFTRPLAPPAVLGILLLIGIFASQAALLRHLPLSLSLLSLAVTLTACGSALLYEHASLWVPAGLIILTASFTWIFCRALFFCLYDPNPQQELDLRF from the coding sequence TTGAAGCTGAATCTGCCCATTACTCAAATCCGTTGGATCTGCCTGGGCCTGGGCCTGATCCTGAGCGTCGCCGCCTGGGTCGCCCATCTGGAAGGTTTTTCCCTGCCTCTTGAACGCCGGGTCCTGGCGCAATTGCAGCGCTTGAAATCCAGCCCCGTGGAACCTCCCGTCATGCTGGTCACCATTCAGGATGCGGGACAACGCGGCTGGCCCTGGTCCAGCCTCGACTACGCGGTGCTGATGAATGCGCTGGGACCGTTCCATCCCGAGGTTGTGGCGCTGTCCATCCCCCTGCTGGAAGGCGATCCGGTTTACCGGGTTTACGACATTCAACTGGGCAAGCAGATTGAAAAATTAAACAAGGTGGTGCTGTCCTGTTCCGGGGCGGAACCCAACCCCTTTTCAGACACAACCTTTTCCTCGGCCCTGCTCAAGGGCGTCCCGCCTCCGGACTTGTTTTCATTCAATGGGGCCGGCCTTCCCATACCTGAGATTCTCCGGCAGGCCCCCGTGGGCTTGAACATCCTCCCCGTTGACGGAAACGGTCTGACAAAAAAAATCCCCCTGTTGGCGCTGTACCATAACAATCTCACCGCCACCTTTCTTCTGCAGGTTTACGCGGAGTACCTGAAAACAGACTGGCGGCGCTCCGAATATTCGGATTCCGAGATCATTCTGCGGAATTCAAAAGGCAGGGAACTGGCCCGCATCCCGGTGGACAAGGAGGGCTGCCTCATGCTTCACTATCATCCCGATACGATCCATAAATCCGCGGTTGAATTTTACCAGGCCGTGGTCGCCTCGGAACAGGTGCGCAACGGATTAAACCCCATCATGAACATCAGCCAGGCCGGACAAAAAATCGTTTTGGTTGGCGCTGAAGTGCCCGGGACCTACAGCCCGGTTCATACGCCGGTGGGAAAAACAGCGCCGGTACGCGTGCAATATCAGGCCTTGGAAAATCTTTTCAACCGCGACTTCACGCGCCCGTTGGCGCCTCCTGCTGTTTTGGGGATTTTGTTGCTGATCGGCATCTTCGCCTCTCAGGCGGCCCTGTTGCGCCACCTGCCGCTCAGCCTGTCGCTGCTTTCCCTGGCCGTTACCCTGACCGCCTGCGGCAGTGCCTTGCTCTACGAGCATGCCTCGCTCTGGGTACCGGCGGGCCTCATTATCCTCACAGCCTCCTTCACCTGGATTTTTTGCCGGGCCCTGTTTTTTTGCCTCTACGACCCCAACCCCCAGCAGGAGCTGGATTTAAGATTCTAA
- a CDS encoding SMR family transporter: MKFYSLILIYALSMTSANIFLKFASQAQGLRWWIFFALANATGFASVIALPFALKLSNPNLVYALAIGGGFTFLQLASCLLFREPLSSWQWGGIALITLGIVLLQIRS; this comes from the coding sequence ATGAAGTTTTATTCTTTGATTCTCATTTACGCCCTGTCGATGACGTCCGCCAATATTTTTCTGAAATTTGCCAGCCAGGCGCAAGGCCTGCGCTGGTGGATTTTTTTCGCCCTTGCCAACGCCACCGGCTTTGCCTCCGTGATTGCGCTTCCCTTCGCACTCAAACTGTCCAATCCCAATCTGGTGTACGCCCTCGCCATCGGCGGGGGGTTCACCTTCCTCCAACTCGCCTCCTGCCTGCTCTTCCGCGAACCGCTTTCGTCCTGGCAATGGGGCGGCATCGCGCTCATCACGCTCGGGATTGTACTTTTGCAGATCCGCAGCTAA
- a CDS encoding addiction module protein, translated as MVKAVEKLTKDALSLPPRSRARLASRILDSLEGPKATSLRNLWAQEAENRINAYDAGHIPSIPGELVFKRLRLKNKI; from the coding sequence ATGGTCAAAGCCGTTGAAAAATTGACTAAAGATGCTCTCTCCCTTCCTCCCCGTTCCCGAGCCCGATTGGCTTCCCGAATCCTTGATAGCTTGGAAGGACCCAAGGCAACTTCTCTGCGTAATTTATGGGCTCAAGAAGCAGAGAATCGAATCAACGCTTACGATGCCGGCCATATTCCCTCGATTCCCGGCGAACTGGTATTTAAACGCCTGCGGCTGAAAAATAAGATATGA
- a CDS encoding glutamate synthase subunit beta, translating to MGKPTGFIEYLREVPADRGPLERTKDWNEFHLHMPEDKLRNQGARCMDCGIPFCHTGTLISGMASGCPVNNLIPEWNDLVYRGLWREALERLHKTNNFPEFTGRVCPAPCEGSCTLGIIDPPVTIKNIECAIIDKGWAEGWVVSQAPKVRTGKKIAVIGSGPAGLSAAAQLNRAGHTVTVYERADRPGGLLMYGIPNMKLDKEKVVLRRIRQMEAEGVKFVCGTEVGKNLEAKKLLKEVDAVVLCTGATFPRDLPIEGRKLSGIHFAMEFLTANTRAVLDKSGDIISAKGKDVVIIGGGDTGTDCVGTSMRHGCKSVVQLEILAKPPMERAANNPWPEWPKVFKADYGQEEAAAKFGDDPRIYLTTAVKFEDDGKGGVKAVHTVQVSWEKNEKGQFVPKNVPGTEKVLPAQLVLLAMGFLGPEQPLLESLGVARDPRSNIQAEYGKYQTSISNVFAAGDCRRGQSLVVWAINEGREAARECDRYLMGATDLP from the coding sequence ATGGGCAAACCTACAGGCTTTATCGAATACCTGCGCGAAGTTCCGGCGGACCGCGGACCTTTGGAGCGTACCAAGGACTGGAATGAATTTCACCTGCACATGCCGGAGGACAAACTCCGCAACCAGGGAGCGCGCTGCATGGATTGCGGCATTCCGTTTTGCCACACCGGCACCTTGATCAGCGGCATGGCCAGCGGCTGCCCGGTCAATAATCTGATTCCCGAATGGAACGATCTGGTGTATCGCGGGCTCTGGCGCGAAGCGCTTGAACGCCTGCATAAGACGAATAACTTTCCCGAATTCACAGGCCGGGTTTGCCCCGCGCCCTGCGAGGGTTCCTGCACGCTGGGAATCATCGACCCGCCGGTGACGATCAAGAATATTGAATGCGCGATCATCGACAAGGGTTGGGCGGAAGGCTGGGTGGTTTCCCAGGCTCCGAAAGTCCGCACGGGCAAAAAAATTGCGGTCATCGGCTCCGGTCCGGCCGGTCTGAGCGCCGCGGCGCAACTCAATCGCGCGGGCCACACGGTCACGGTTTATGAGCGGGCTGACAGGCCAGGCGGCTTGCTGATGTATGGCATTCCGAACATGAAACTCGACAAGGAAAAGGTCGTGCTCCGCCGCATCCGCCAGATGGAAGCCGAGGGCGTAAAGTTTGTGTGTGGCACCGAAGTGGGGAAAAACCTTGAAGCGAAAAAATTGTTGAAAGAGGTCGATGCGGTTGTGCTTTGCACCGGCGCGACGTTCCCGCGCGATCTGCCGATTGAAGGCCGCAAGCTCAGCGGCATTCATTTCGCAATGGAATTTCTCACGGCGAACACCAGGGCCGTGCTCGACAAGAGCGGCGACATTATCAGCGCCAAAGGCAAGGATGTGGTGATCATCGGCGGCGGTGACACGGGTACCGACTGCGTGGGCACGTCGATGCGGCACGGTTGCAAGAGCGTGGTGCAGCTTGAGATTCTGGCGAAGCCTCCGATGGAACGGGCGGCGAACAATCCATGGCCCGAATGGCCGAAGGTGTTCAAGGCGGATTATGGCCAGGAGGAAGCGGCTGCGAAATTCGGCGACGATCCGCGGATTTACCTGACAACGGCGGTGAAATTTGAGGACGACGGCAAGGGCGGCGTCAAGGCCGTCCACACGGTGCAGGTGAGCTGGGAGAAGAACGAGAAGGGCCAGTTTGTTCCGAAGAATGTTCCAGGGACGGAGAAAGTGCTGCCCGCGCAGTTGGTTTTGCTGGCCATGGGTTTCCTTGGGCCGGAGCAGCCGTTGCTGGAGTCGCTCGGCGTTGCGCGGGATCCGCGCAGCAACATCCAGGCGGAGTATGGAAAATATCAGACCAGCATTTCGAATGTATTCGCCGCGGGCGACTGTCGCCGGGGCCAGAGCCTTGTCGTTTGGGCGATCAATGAAGGCCGGGAAGCCGCCCGTGAATGCGACCGCTATCTGATGGGCGCGACGGACCTGCCGTAA
- the gltB gene encoding glutamate synthase large subunit, which produces MKHSGLPPKQGLYDPQFEHDACGVGFIVNMKGKKSHEIVRQALTILVNLDHRGACGCEVNTGDGAGILMQMPDSFLRKVAKPLGISLPAAGQYGVGMVFTSKDAAVQKATRGIFEKIITEEGQTALGWREIPTSNTSLGETARAGEPAMRQVFIGRGKNCADDQAFERKLYVIRKRAASEIRTNGTDPAWYIASLSCRTLIYKGMLMPAQVDLYYPDLQDPDMETALALVHSRFSTNTFPSWDRSHPYRYLAHNGEINTLRGNINSMHARQSLFQSELFGDDIKKILPIISEGGSDSAMFDNCLELLVMAGRSLPHAMMMMIPEPWENHESMPDDKRAFYEYHSSLMEPWDGPASIAFTDGACIGAVLDRNGLRPSRYYVTKDDLVIMASEAGVLPIEPERILSKGRLQPGRMFLVDMQLGRIVADEEIKQKIVRELPYREWLDKNLVSLSDLPEPPHVHESDHETVLQRQQAFGYSFEDLRVIIGPMAREGVQPVGAMGTDTPLAVLSNRPTLLYDYFKQLFAQVTNPPIDPIREELVTSTDTLLGSGGNLLKPTPESCRMIKLEHAILTNEQLEQLRHVDRPGFKSATLSMVFPASEGARGLEKALDRIFAEADAAIEKGINLLVLSDRGVDKDRVAVPALLAVSGLHHHLIRQGTRTRVGLVLESGEPREVHHFSVLIGYGVGAINPYLAFETLDDMIRQGLLPGLDHKTAVKNYIKGAIKGVVKTMAKMGISTVQSYRGAQIFEAVGLNHTVVDKYFTRTPSRIEGADLNAIAADLLRRHSHAFPARQVNGNTLDVGGEYQWRKEGEAHLFSPETIHKLQKAVRTGSYETYKEYAKLVNEQDRQHFTLRGLLEFKKGDSVPLSEVESVETIVKRFKTGAMSYGSISKETHETLAIAMNRLGGKSNTGEGGEDPERYTWTNEKGDSKNSAIKQVASGRFGVTSLYLSKAQEIQIKMAQGAKPGEGGELPGRKVYPPIAKTRHTTPGVGLISPPPHHDIYSIEDLAELIHDLKNANRRARISVKLVSEVGVGTIAAGVSKAHADVVLISGFDGGTGASPLSSIKHAGLPWELGLAETHQTLVLNNLRNRIVVETDGQLKTGRDVAVAALLGAEEFGFATAPLVTLGCIMMRVCHLNTCPVGVATQDPQLRKNFTGDAEYTVNFMRFVAAELREIMAQLGFRTINEMIGRTDRLEAGKAVGHLKAQGLDFSKILYQPEVGPEVGRYCQVPQDHGLDKSLDITQLLDLCKPAIERGEKVKGELPIHNVNRVVGTILGNEITRSHGAAGLPEDTVQLHFKGSAGQSFGAFVPKGVTLKLEGDANDYLGKGLSGGKIIVYPPEGSTFLPEENIITGNVAFYGATAGEAYIRGMAGERFCVRNSGVHAVVEGVGDHACEYMTGGTVVVLGATGRNFAAGMSGGVAYVLDEAGDFAGHCNTAMIGLEKVVEAGEIEELRQRIKRHADITGSKLAFKVLALWEEKLPKFVKVMPKDYKRVLQALKKAQQSGLSGDDALAAAFEENSKDVARIGGG; this is translated from the coding sequence ATGAAACACTCTGGATTACCGCCCAAACAAGGCCTGTACGACCCGCAATTTGAGCATGACGCCTGCGGGGTCGGATTTATTGTCAACATGAAGGGGAAGAAGTCGCACGAGATCGTGCGGCAGGCGTTGACCATTCTTGTAAATCTCGACCACCGCGGAGCCTGTGGTTGTGAGGTGAACACGGGCGACGGCGCCGGCATCCTGATGCAGATGCCCGACTCCTTTCTTCGCAAGGTTGCCAAGCCGCTGGGCATTTCGCTTCCTGCAGCCGGACAATATGGCGTGGGGATGGTTTTCACGTCGAAAGACGCGGCCGTGCAAAAAGCAACCCGCGGGATTTTTGAAAAAATCATAACCGAGGAAGGCCAGACGGCGCTCGGTTGGCGTGAGATTCCGACATCTAACACTTCTCTGGGTGAGACAGCCAGGGCGGGCGAGCCGGCTATGCGCCAGGTGTTCATCGGGCGCGGCAAGAACTGCGCCGACGACCAGGCGTTTGAGCGCAAGCTCTATGTCATCCGCAAGCGCGCCGCCAGCGAAATCCGGACCAACGGAACCGATCCGGCCTGGTACATCGCGAGCCTCTCGTGCCGGACCCTTATTTACAAGGGCATGCTCATGCCCGCGCAGGTGGATCTGTATTATCCCGACCTGCAGGATCCGGACATGGAGACGGCGCTCGCGCTGGTGCATTCGCGGTTTTCGACCAACACGTTCCCCAGTTGGGACCGCTCGCATCCCTACCGTTATCTCGCCCACAACGGCGAAATCAACACCCTGCGCGGCAACATCAACTCGATGCACGCGCGGCAGTCCCTTTTTCAGAGCGAATTGTTTGGCGACGACATCAAAAAGATCCTTCCGATCATCAGCGAGGGCGGGTCCGACTCCGCGATGTTTGACAACTGCCTGGAGCTGCTCGTCATGGCGGGCCGTTCCCTGCCTCATGCGATGATGATGATGATTCCCGAGCCGTGGGAAAATCACGAGAGCATGCCGGACGACAAGCGGGCGTTTTACGAATATCACTCCAGCCTGATGGAGCCTTGGGACGGCCCCGCTTCCATTGCTTTTACCGATGGCGCCTGCATCGGCGCGGTGCTGGACCGCAACGGACTGCGCCCGTCGCGGTATTATGTCACAAAAGACGATTTGGTTATCATGGCCTCCGAGGCCGGTGTGCTCCCGATTGAACCGGAACGTATTTTGAGCAAGGGCCGCCTCCAACCGGGGCGGATGTTCCTGGTGGATATGCAACTGGGCCGGATTGTGGCCGACGAGGAGATCAAGCAAAAGATCGTCCGCGAACTGCCGTACCGCGAATGGCTCGACAAAAATCTGGTGTCGCTTTCGGACCTGCCCGAGCCGCCGCATGTGCATGAGTCGGATCATGAGACGGTGCTGCAGCGCCAACAGGCTTTCGGATATTCGTTCGAGGATTTGCGCGTGATTATCGGGCCGATGGCCCGCGAGGGCGTGCAACCTGTCGGCGCGATGGGGACTGACACGCCGCTGGCGGTTTTGTCCAACCGCCCGACCCTGCTCTATGATTATTTCAAGCAGCTTTTTGCGCAGGTGACCAATCCGCCCATCGATCCGATCCGGGAGGAACTCGTCACCTCGACCGACACCCTGCTGGGTTCGGGCGGCAACCTGCTCAAGCCCACGCCGGAAAGCTGCCGGATGATCAAGCTGGAGCATGCGATTCTGACCAATGAGCAATTGGAACAGTTGCGGCATGTGGACCGCCCCGGATTCAAGTCGGCGACGTTGTCCATGGTCTTTCCCGCATCGGAGGGAGCGCGGGGCCTGGAAAAGGCGCTGGACCGCATTTTCGCGGAAGCGGATGCGGCGATTGAAAAAGGAATCAATCTGCTGGTGCTGTCCGACCGTGGCGTGGACAAGGACCGTGTGGCTGTCCCCGCGTTGCTCGCCGTGTCCGGCCTGCATCATCACCTGATCCGCCAGGGCACCCGGACCCGGGTCGGCCTGGTTCTGGAATCGGGCGAACCGCGCGAGGTGCATCACTTTTCGGTGCTGATCGGTTACGGCGTGGGCGCGATCAACCCGTATCTCGCGTTTGAGACCCTGGACGACATGATCCGCCAGGGCCTGCTGCCGGGCCTGGACCACAAGACGGCGGTTAAGAACTACATCAAGGGGGCGATCAAGGGCGTGGTGAAGACCATGGCCAAGATGGGCATTTCCACCGTGCAGAGTTACCGCGGCGCGCAGATTTTTGAGGCGGTCGGCCTTAACCATACGGTGGTAGATAAATATTTCACCCGCACGCCGTCGCGCATCGAAGGCGCCGATCTCAACGCCATCGCGGCGGATTTGTTGCGGCGCCATTCCCACGCCTTCCCCGCACGACAGGTGAACGGGAACACGCTCGATGTCGGCGGTGAATATCAATGGCGCAAGGAAGGGGAGGCCCATCTTTTCAGCCCGGAGACGATTCACAAGCTGCAAAAGGCTGTTCGTACCGGCAGCTACGAAACGTACAAGGAATACGCCAAGCTGGTGAACGAGCAGGACCGGCAGCATTTCACGTTGCGCGGATTACTGGAGTTCAAGAAGGGCGATTCGGTCCCGCTCAGCGAGGTGGAATCGGTTGAAACGATCGTAAAGCGATTCAAGACCGGGGCCATGAGTTATGGTTCGATTTCCAAGGAAACGCACGAAACCCTTGCGATTGCCATGAACCGGCTCGGCGGTAAATCCAATACCGGCGAAGGCGGGGAGGACCCCGAGCGCTACACTTGGACGAATGAAAAAGGCGATTCGAAAAACTCAGCGATCAAGCAGGTCGCTTCCGGGCGTTTCGGAGTGACCAGCCTGTATCTTTCCAAGGCTCAGGAAATCCAGATCAAGATGGCCCAGGGCGCCAAGCCCGGCGAGGGCGGCGAACTGCCCGGCCGCAAGGTGTATCCCCCGATTGCCAAGACCCGGCACACCACGCCGGGCGTCGGACTTATTTCGCCGCCACCGCACCATGATATATATTCCATCGAAGACCTTGCGGAGTTGATCCATGACTTGAAGAACGCCAATCGTCGCGCTCGCATCAGCGTGAAGCTTGTGTCGGAGGTCGGTGTCGGCACCATCGCCGCCGGTGTGTCGAAAGCGCACGCCGATGTGGTGTTGATCAGCGGCTTTGACGGCGGCACCGGGGCATCGCCGCTTTCGAGCATCAAGCATGCGGGCCTTCCATGGGAGCTCGGTCTGGCCGAGACGCACCAGACGCTCGTGCTTAACAACCTGCGCAACCGCATCGTGGTTGAAACGGACGGCCAGTTGAAGACCGGGCGCGACGTGGCGGTTGCCGCGCTGCTCGGCGCCGAGGAATTTGGTTTTGCCACCGCGCCGCTGGTGACGCTGGGTTGCATCATGATGCGTGTCTGCCATTTGAACACCTGCCCGGTGGGCGTGGCCACGCAGGATCCGCAGTTGCGCAAAAACTTCACGGGCGACGCGGAATACACGGTCAACTTCATGCGCTTCGTCGCCGCTGAACTGCGCGAGATCATGGCGCAACTCGGTTTCCGGACGATCAATGAAATGATCGGGCGCACCGACCGGCTTGAAGCTGGAAAGGCCGTCGGCCACCTGAAGGCGCAGGGCCTCGACTTTTCAAAAATTTTGTACCAGCCGGAAGTCGGGCCCGAGGTGGGGCGTTACTGCCAGGTTCCGCAGGACCACGGACTTGACAAGTCGCTGGATATTACGCAGTTGCTGGACCTTTGCAAGCCGGCCATCGAACGGGGCGAGAAGGTGAAGGGCGAGCTGCCCATTCATAACGTGAACCGCGTGGTGGGTACGATCCTGGGCAATGAAATCACGCGCAGCCACGGGGCCGCCGGATTGCCGGAAGACACCGTGCAGCTTCATTTCAAGGGGTCGGCGGGACAAAGCTTCGGCGCATTTGTGCCCAAGGGCGTCACGTTGAAACTGGAAGGCGATGCCAACGACTACCTCGGCAAAGGCCTCAGCGGGGGTAAAATTATTGTTTATCCGCCGGAAGGTTCGACCTTTTTGCCGGAGGAAAACATCATCACCGGCAACGTCGCGTTTTACGGCGCCACCGCGGGAGAGGCTTACATCCGCGGCATGGCCGGCGAACGGTTCTGCGTCCGCAACTCAGGCGTGCATGCGGTTGTCGAGGGCGTCGGTGACCATGCCTGCGAGTACATGACCGGCGGAACGGTAGTGGTGCTGGGCGCCACTGGACGCAATTTTGCCGCCGGCATGAGCGGCGGTGTGGCCTATGTGCTGGATGAAGCCGGCGATTTTGCCGGACACTGCAATACCGCGATGATCGGACTGGAAAAAGTTGTTGAAGCCGGGGAAATCGAAGAGTTGCGCCAGAGGATCAAACGGCATGCTGACATCACCGGAAGCAAGCTTGCATTCAAGGTGCTCGCGCTCTGGGAGGAGAAACTGCCAAAATTTGTGAAGGTGATGCCCAAGGATTACAAGCGCGTGTTGCAGGCGTTGAAGAAGGCGCAACAGTCGGGGTTGAGCGGCGACGATGCGCTGGCCGCGGCATTTGAAGAAAACTCGAAGGACGTGGCACGCATCGGCGGAGGTTGA
- a CDS encoding acetyl-CoA hydrolase/transferase family protein: MTTHNYKIMSAAEAASLVQHGDTIGFSGFTPAGAAKAIPKEIAVKATAEHAAGRPFQIGVVTGASTGPSLDGALAQADAIAWRTPYQSNKDLRKGINEGRIRFFDMHLSMAPQAVRYGFLGKFNWAIVEACDVTASGEIVPTTSVGASPTFCQVTDKILIELNRYHPANLRGFHDIYEPLNPPHRLPIPILKPSDRIGTPFIKVDPKKIVGVVETNLPDETGSFDPSDPVTNKIGENVALFLAAEIRAGRIPKEFLPIQSGVGNIANAVLGALGANSDIPNFEMYTEVIQDSVIALMKQGKVKFATGTSITASADVLDQIYADLEFFRSRILLRPQEITNNPEMVRRLGIITVNTALEVDLFGNVNSTHVLGKSLMNGIGGSGDFTRNGYISIFTCPSTAKGGKISTLVPVVSHMDHSEHSVQVIITEQGVADLRGRTPSERAQLIIEQCVHPDYRAELRTYLAQFKGGHTPHTLSAAYAMHQQFMNTGSMQGVDWSKYF; this comes from the coding sequence ATGACAACACACAATTATAAAATCATGTCGGCCGCGGAAGCCGCATCACTTGTTCAACACGGAGACACCATTGGATTCAGCGGTTTTACGCCCGCGGGCGCGGCCAAGGCGATTCCGAAGGAGATTGCCGTAAAAGCCACTGCGGAACATGCGGCGGGCAGGCCTTTTCAGATCGGAGTGGTGACGGGCGCGTCCACAGGACCTTCACTGGACGGCGCTTTGGCGCAGGCGGACGCGATTGCCTGGCGCACACCGTACCAGTCGAACAAGGATTTGAGAAAGGGCATCAACGAGGGCCGCATCCGCTTTTTTGACATGCATCTTTCCATGGCCCCACAGGCCGTGCGCTACGGGTTTCTCGGGAAGTTCAATTGGGCGATAGTCGAGGCGTGTGATGTGACGGCCAGTGGCGAAATTGTCCCAACGACGTCAGTTGGCGCCAGTCCTACGTTTTGCCAGGTGACCGACAAGATTTTGATAGAGCTGAACCGCTATCATCCCGCCAACCTGCGCGGGTTCCACGACATTTACGAACCGCTCAATCCTCCGCACCGTCTGCCGATTCCGATCCTCAAACCCTCGGACCGCATCGGAACGCCTTTCATCAAGGTCGATCCGAAGAAAATCGTCGGTGTTGTGGAAACCAATCTGCCTGACGAGACCGGCAGCTTTGACCCGTCGGATCCTGTGACGAACAAAATCGGTGAAAACGTGGCCTTGTTTCTGGCCGCTGAAATCCGAGCGGGACGCATTCCGAAGGAATTCCTCCCGATCCAATCCGGGGTGGGAAACATTGCCAATGCGGTTCTTGGGGCTTTGGGGGCCAATTCCGACATTCCGAATTTCGAGATGTACACGGAAGTGATCCAGGATTCCGTGATTGCGCTGATGAAGCAGGGCAAGGTCAAATTTGCCACCGGCACCTCCATCACCGCCAGCGCGGATGTGCTGGATCAGATTTATGCCGACCTGGAGTTTTTCCGCTCGCGCATCCTGCTCCGGCCCCAGGAAATTACCAACAATCCGGAAATGGTGCGCCGCCTGGGCATTATCACCGTGAACACAGCCCTGGAAGTGGATTTGTTTGGCAACGTCAACTCAACGCATGTGTTGGGCAAGAGCCTCATGAACGGAATCGGCGGTTCCGGTGACTTTACCCGCAACGGGTACATCTCGATTTTTACCTGCCCGTCCACCGCGAAAGGCGGCAAGATCAGCACCCTGGTTCCCGTGGTCAGCCACATGGACCACAGCGAGCACTCGGTCCAGGTGATTATTACCGAGCAGGGAGTGGCGGACCTGCGGGGCAGGACACCGAGCGAGCGGGCGCAACTGATCATCGAGCAATGTGTGCATCCGGATTATCGCGCCGAATTGCGCACCTATCTGGCCCAATTCAAAGGCGGCCATACGCCGCACACGCTCAGCGCGGCCTATGCCATGCACCAGCAATTCATGAACACCGGCAGCATGCAGGGCGTGGACTGGTCCAAGTATTTTTGA